The following are from one region of the Ornithorhynchus anatinus isolate Pmale09 chromosome X1, mOrnAna1.pri.v4, whole genome shotgun sequence genome:
- the LOC100092015 gene encoding adenylate kinase isoenzyme 1-like — translation MGLCQTKLAKNGRVLTPHQKEQLKMTVIIFVIGGPGSGKSTQCKKMAAKYGFHHVALGDLLRQEGSEATSRGRQIQDIMNKGLLLPAGAILDILNDNMLSQPETRGFLVDGFPRDLDQAQEFEQTVGRLPDAVIALDCETETLIHRLLLRGQSGGRADDCESLLWQRLETHYSMCEAIFAFYHQKRLLFNIPAEEAPENVLAKCCSVIDHLR, via the exons ATGGGCCTGTGTCAGACCAAACTGGCCAAGAATGGGAGAGTCCTGACTCCCCATCAGAAAG AACAGCTCAAAATGACTGTCATCATCTTCGTGATTGGTGGACcaggcagtggaaagagtacccaGTGTAAGAAAATGGCCGCCAAGTATGGCTTTCACCACGTGGCGCTGGGAGATTTGCTGAGGCAAGAAGGATCGGAGGCTACCTCGCGGGGCCGGCAGATTCAGGACATCATGAACAAGGGATTGCTGCTCCCCGCG GGAGCCATTTTAGATATCCTGAATGACAACATGCTGTCCCAGCCCGAAACCAGGGGCTTCCTCGTTGATGGCTTCCCCCGGGACCTTGACCAGGCCCAAGAGTTTgagcagact GTTGGTCGCTTGCCTGATGCTGTCATTGCACTGGATTGTGAGACAGAGACCCTGATCCACCGTCTGCTGCTGCGGGGCCAGTCGGGGGGCCGGGCTGATGACTGCGAATCCCTCCTCTGGCAGCGCCTGGAGACCCACTATAGCATGTGTGAGGCCATCTTTGCCTTCTATCATCAGAAAAGACTGCTTTTCAAC aTCCCAGCAGAGGAGGCTCCGGAAAACGTCTTGGCCAAATGTTGCTCTGTTATTGACCATCTGCGATAG